In Anaeromyxobacter diazotrophicus, a genomic segment contains:
- a CDS encoding non-ribosomal peptide synthetase codes for MSTTDAIEAIFPLAPMQEGMVFHALQSPGTALYHEQLSVPLEGDLDPGAFARAWSWLAERHAVLRTAFAWKSPRQMLQVVQRRAALVPRCEDWRALHPPAQEERLAAFLEADRREGFDLARAPLTRVALLRTGERSWQLVWSIHHALVDGWSSALLLAELLEAYQALRTGRTPELPPVRPFRDFVSWLQRRDASGDEAFWRAALAGFAEPTPLVMARAAGRPGAPHATESLRLSSEATAALQRLAREERLTPATLVQGAFALLLARYAGQDDVLFGATVSGRPAELQGVERMVGLFINTIPVRARLERAAPAAAWLRGLQEAQLSARQHEHAPLVRIRGWAEVPARSPLFESLLVFENYPFASGLRRPGGPLRFGSPRTHSRTNYPLTVTAALDPELVLGALHDTSRLDGAAVRRMLRHLANLLEALAAQPGAPLGALPLLSGGERRAIEGWSRGAPAAPGLSSAPQLLAARAAERPDALAAETPAERLTYRELSARAHRLARHLAARGLRPGEPVGLCLEPGANLVVAMAGVLEAGGAFLPLDPASPPQRLAFILAEARPALVLAERATLGRLPASDAAAIVIDGEDAAALAREEAVPLGRAIAPGDPAYVIYTSGSTGEPKGAVLHHGGLCNFAAAFVGAAALGPNDRVLQFASPSFDASVAEVWSTFAAGAALVVPPREVRASPRDLERFLVEARITSATFPPSLLAVLSPEAVPGLRSVVTAGEACPVEVARRWSRGRRLVNFYGPTETSIGAAWHLVGELPADAAGVPIGRPVAGGTCWVLGPDLAPVPAGVPGELCVGGAGVGLGYLGRPALTAERFVRDPFEPGRRLYRTGDRARWSAEGALEFLGRLDDQLKVRGFRIEPGEVEAALTQHPALAAAAVAARADGQGEAQLVAWVLPRAGATAPGAAELRRHLRGRLPEWMVPARFVAVSELPVNASGKVDRRRLPDPDARSARHVAPRTPVEEVLCALFAHVLGVERVGVEDDFFALGGHSLKATQLAARVRDALGAELPLQAIFETPTVAALASVAGEKRPVAAPPILPRPAGEPRVASFAQQRLWFLEELAPGTPRHNIPAAVRLAGSLAPAALARALAALVRRHEVLRTRLAPSGGLPVPVVDEDAEAPLPVEDLSCLEEPAREARLRERLAELAREPLDLAAGPVLRARLLRLSPEEHVLSLVVHHAATDGWSMGVAVRELGALYQAAVAGRPAELAPLPLQYADYARWQRAWLQGDALEEQLGYWRERLRGAPPLLALPTDRPRPPVATDRGGHVRFLLPEALLRPLWRVGRAEGATPFMTLLAAFQVLLGRLAGQEDVSVGTPIANRTRAELEGLVGFFANTLVLRGDLGGDPTFRDLVARTRAAALGAYAHQDVPFEMVVEALQPRRALSHSPLFQVMFVLDDTPREPLRLPGLTLAPLEAETGSAAFDLTLALAAAEGGLDATLEYNADLFDAATAERIAAQLRTLLAGIAADPDRRISALPLLGDDERRRLTSEWAAAPAPEPADRSFAARFARQAAAAPDAVALTFQGRAVSYGELDRRAEHLARRLARRGAGPGALVGVSAERSVEAVVAALGVMKAGGCYLPLDPAYPAQRLAFMVEDSRVALLVTQPHLAARLPGIASVVLVDDPAAEEAGGTAEALLAARAPGPEDVAYAIYTSGSTGKPKAALLKHRGLVNLSEAQREAFGVGPGSRVLQFSPFSFDASVWELAMALGNGATLCLAPQEVLASSIELTALLREQRITHVTLPPSVLAVLAPEELPELGTVISAGEACTRKLVERWAPGRRFWNAYGPTETTVCATMGPCSAEDARPPSIGKPIANARAYVLDARPPSIGKPIANARAYVLDARQRPVPVGVPGELCIGGVGVARGYLHRPELTVERFLPDPFQPGGRLYRTGDLARWRADGTIEFLGRIDQQVKVRGFRIEPAEVEAALRRHPAVRECVVLAREDRPGEARLVAYVEHGDAPAPSAAELKAAVRAELPEHMLPTGYVCLAKLPLSPSGKVDRAALPAPEARSERAYVAPRTEVEEKLAELCAGLLGVERVGVEDDFFELGGHSLLATQLLSRVRDAFDVELPLRVLFEGPSIAQLAQAVETARAGRLDAAELAALVDEVEALPEEPAAAQGAGEAGERP; via the coding sequence ATGAGCACCACCGACGCCATCGAGGCCATCTTCCCGCTCGCTCCCATGCAGGAGGGCATGGTCTTCCACGCCCTCCAGTCGCCTGGCACGGCGCTCTACCACGAGCAGCTCTCGGTCCCGCTGGAGGGCGACCTCGACCCGGGCGCCTTCGCGCGCGCCTGGAGCTGGCTGGCGGAGCGGCACGCGGTCCTCCGCACGGCCTTCGCCTGGAAGAGCCCGCGGCAGATGCTGCAGGTGGTGCAGCGGCGCGCCGCGCTGGTGCCGCGCTGCGAGGACTGGCGCGCGCTCCACCCCCCCGCGCAGGAGGAGCGCCTCGCCGCCTTCCTCGAGGCGGATCGGCGAGAGGGCTTCGACCTCGCCCGCGCGCCGCTCACCCGCGTCGCGCTCCTGCGCACTGGCGAGCGCAGCTGGCAGCTCGTGTGGAGCATCCACCACGCGCTGGTGGACGGCTGGTCGTCGGCGCTCCTCCTCGCCGAGCTGCTCGAGGCCTACCAGGCGCTCCGGACCGGCCGCACGCCCGAGCTGCCGCCGGTCCGGCCGTTCCGCGACTTCGTCTCCTGGCTGCAGCGGCGAGACGCGTCGGGCGACGAGGCCTTCTGGCGCGCCGCCCTGGCTGGGTTTGCCGAGCCGACGCCGCTCGTCATGGCGCGCGCGGCCGGCCGCCCCGGCGCGCCGCACGCGACCGAGTCGCTGCGCCTCTCCAGTGAGGCGACGGCCGCGCTGCAGCGGCTGGCGCGCGAGGAGCGCCTCACCCCCGCCACGCTGGTGCAGGGCGCCTTCGCCCTCCTGCTCGCGCGCTACGCCGGCCAGGACGACGTGCTCTTCGGCGCCACCGTCTCCGGCCGCCCGGCCGAGCTCCAGGGCGTGGAGCGGATGGTCGGGCTCTTCATCAACACCATCCCGGTGCGTGCGCGCCTGGAGCGCGCCGCCCCCGCCGCCGCCTGGCTGCGCGGCCTCCAGGAGGCGCAGCTCTCGGCGCGGCAGCACGAGCACGCGCCGCTGGTGCGCATCCGCGGCTGGGCCGAGGTGCCGGCGCGCTCGCCCCTGTTCGAGAGCCTGCTCGTCTTCGAGAACTACCCGTTCGCGAGCGGCCTCCGGCGGCCGGGGGGCCCGCTCCGCTTCGGCTCCCCCCGGACCCACAGCCGGACGAACTACCCGCTGACCGTGACGGCCGCGCTCGACCCCGAGCTCGTGCTCGGCGCCCTCCACGACACGAGCCGCCTCGACGGCGCCGCCGTCCGCCGCATGCTCCGCCACCTCGCGAACCTCCTCGAGGCCCTGGCGGCGCAGCCCGGGGCGCCGCTCGGCGCGCTGCCGCTCCTCTCCGGGGGCGAGCGCCGCGCCATCGAGGGCTGGAGCCGGGGCGCGCCGGCCGCACCGGGCCTGTCCTCGGCGCCGCAGCTCCTCGCCGCCCGCGCCGCCGAGCGGCCCGACGCGCTCGCCGCGGAGACGCCTGCGGAGCGCCTCACCTACCGCGAGCTCTCCGCGCGGGCGCACCGGCTGGCGCGCCACCTCGCCGCCCGTGGGCTCCGCCCCGGCGAGCCGGTTGGGCTGTGCCTCGAGCCCGGCGCGAACCTGGTGGTCGCCATGGCCGGCGTCCTGGAGGCGGGAGGCGCCTTCCTGCCGCTCGACCCGGCCTCGCCCCCGCAGCGGCTCGCCTTCATCCTGGCCGAGGCGCGCCCGGCGCTCGTGCTGGCCGAGCGCGCCACCCTCGGCCGGCTGCCGGCGTCGGACGCGGCGGCGATCGTGATCGACGGCGAGGACGCTGCCGCGCTTGCCCGCGAGGAGGCCGTGCCGCTCGGCCGCGCCATCGCCCCCGGCGACCCGGCCTACGTCATCTACACCTCCGGCTCCACCGGCGAGCCGAAGGGCGCCGTGCTGCACCACGGCGGCCTCTGCAACTTCGCGGCGGCGTTCGTCGGGGCCGCGGCGCTCGGGCCGAACGACCGCGTCCTCCAGTTCGCCTCGCCCTCCTTCGACGCCTCGGTGGCCGAGGTGTGGAGCACCTTCGCGGCCGGCGCGGCGCTGGTCGTCCCGCCGCGCGAGGTGCGGGCCTCGCCCCGCGACCTCGAGCGCTTCCTCGTCGAGGCCCGGATCACGAGCGCCACCTTCCCGCCGTCGCTCCTGGCGGTGCTCTCGCCGGAGGCTGTCCCGGGGCTGAGGTCGGTCGTCACCGCCGGCGAGGCGTGCCCGGTCGAGGTGGCGCGGCGGTGGTCGCGCGGCCGGCGGCTCGTCAACTTCTACGGTCCGACGGAGACCTCCATCGGCGCGGCCTGGCACCTCGTCGGCGAGCTGCCGGCGGATGCGGCCGGAGTCCCCATCGGCCGGCCGGTCGCCGGCGGGACCTGCTGGGTGCTCGGCCCGGACCTGGCACCGGTGCCGGCCGGCGTCCCGGGCGAGCTGTGCGTGGGCGGCGCCGGCGTCGGGCTCGGCTACCTGGGCCGGCCGGCGCTCACCGCCGAGCGCTTCGTCCGGGATCCGTTCGAGCCTGGGCGGCGCCTCTATCGCACCGGCGACCGCGCCCGCTGGAGCGCCGAAGGCGCGCTGGAGTTCCTGGGCCGCCTCGATGACCAGCTGAAGGTGCGTGGGTTCCGCATCGAGCCGGGCGAGGTCGAGGCGGCGCTCACCCAGCACCCGGCGCTGGCGGCCGCGGCGGTGGCGGCGCGGGCCGACGGACAGGGCGAGGCGCAGCTGGTGGCCTGGGTGCTGCCCCGTGCCGGCGCAACCGCGCCCGGGGCGGCGGAGCTCCGGCGCCACCTCCGCGGGCGGCTGCCGGAGTGGATGGTGCCGGCGCGCTTCGTCGCGGTCAGCGAGCTGCCGGTCAACGCGAGCGGGAAGGTGGACCGCCGCCGCCTGCCCGACCCCGACGCCCGTTCCGCCCGTCACGTCGCGCCGCGCACGCCGGTGGAGGAGGTGCTGTGCGCGCTCTTCGCCCACGTCCTGGGCGTGGAGCGGGTCGGCGTCGAGGACGACTTCTTCGCGCTGGGCGGCCACTCGCTCAAGGCGACCCAGCTCGCCGCGCGCGTCCGCGACGCGCTCGGGGCCGAGCTGCCGCTGCAGGCGATCTTCGAGACCCCCACCGTCGCCGCGCTGGCGTCGGTCGCCGGCGAGAAGCGGCCGGTGGCCGCCCCGCCGATCCTGCCGCGGCCCGCGGGCGAGCCGCGGGTGGCCTCCTTCGCTCAGCAGCGGCTGTGGTTCCTGGAGGAGCTCGCCCCCGGCACGCCCCGCCACAACATCCCGGCGGCGGTGCGGCTCGCGGGCTCGCTCGCCCCGGCCGCCCTGGCGCGGGCGCTCGCCGCGCTGGTCCGGCGCCACGAGGTGCTGCGGACGCGGCTCGCGCCGTCCGGCGGCCTCCCGGTGCCGGTGGTGGACGAGGACGCGGAGGCGCCGCTCCCGGTCGAGGACCTCTCGTGTCTGGAGGAGCCGGCGCGCGAGGCGCGGCTGCGGGAGCGGCTGGCGGAGCTGGCGCGCGAGCCGCTCGATCTGGCGGCCGGGCCGGTCCTGCGCGCCCGGCTGCTCCGGCTGTCGCCGGAGGAGCACGTCCTCTCGCTCGTGGTGCACCACGCCGCCACCGACGGCTGGTCGATGGGCGTCGCCGTCCGCGAGCTCGGCGCGCTGTACCAGGCCGCGGTGGCGGGGCGGCCGGCGGAGCTCGCGCCGCTGCCGCTCCAGTATGCGGACTACGCGCGGTGGCAGCGGGCGTGGCTCCAGGGCGACGCGCTCGAGGAGCAGCTCGGTTACTGGCGCGAGCGGCTCCGCGGGGCGCCGCCGCTGCTGGCGCTCCCCACCGACCGGCCGCGCCCGCCGGTCGCGACCGACCGCGGCGGGCACGTCCGCTTCCTCCTGCCGGAGGCGCTGCTCCGGCCCCTCTGGCGCGTAGGGCGCGCCGAGGGCGCGACGCCGTTCATGACCCTCCTGGCGGCGTTCCAGGTCCTGCTCGGCCGGCTCGCTGGCCAGGAGGACGTCTCGGTCGGCACCCCCATCGCGAACCGCACCCGCGCCGAGCTGGAGGGTCTCGTCGGCTTCTTCGCCAACACGCTCGTGCTGCGCGGCGACCTCGGCGGCGACCCGACCTTCCGTGACCTCGTGGCGCGCACCCGCGCCGCGGCGCTCGGCGCCTACGCCCACCAGGACGTGCCGTTCGAGATGGTGGTCGAGGCGCTGCAGCCGAGGCGGGCCCTGTCGCACAGCCCGCTCTTCCAGGTCATGTTCGTCCTCGACGACACCCCGCGCGAGCCGCTCCGGCTGCCGGGGCTCACCCTCGCCCCGCTCGAGGCGGAGACGGGGAGCGCCGCCTTCGACCTGACGCTGGCGCTGGCGGCCGCCGAGGGCGGGCTCGACGCGACGCTCGAGTACAACGCCGACCTGTTCGACGCCGCCACAGCGGAGCGGATCGCGGCGCAGCTCCGGACGCTCCTCGCCGGCATCGCCGCCGATCCCGACCGGCGCATCTCTGCGCTGCCGCTCCTCGGCGACGACGAGCGGCGCAGACTCACCTCGGAGTGGGCGGCGGCGCCGGCGCCCGAGCCGGCGGATCGATCCTTCGCGGCGCGCTTCGCGCGGCAGGCGGCGGCCGCGCCGGACGCCGTCGCGCTCACGTTCCAGGGGCGGGCGGTGAGCTACGGCGAGCTCGACCGGCGCGCGGAGCACCTTGCGCGGCGGCTCGCGCGACGGGGCGCGGGCCCGGGCGCGCTCGTCGGCGTCTCCGCCGAGCGCTCGGTCGAGGCGGTGGTGGCGGCGCTGGGGGTGATGAAGGCGGGCGGCTGCTACCTTCCGCTCGACCCGGCCTATCCGGCCCAGCGGCTCGCCTTCATGGTCGAGGACTCGCGGGTCGCGCTGCTCGTCACGCAACCGCACCTCGCCGCGCGCCTGCCCGGCATCGCCTCGGTGGTGCTGGTGGACGACCCCGCGGCGGAGGAGGCCGGCGGCACGGCCGAGGCGCTGCTCGCGGCCCGCGCGCCCGGGCCGGAGGACGTGGCGTACGCGATCTACACGTCGGGGTCGACGGGGAAGCCGAAGGCGGCGCTGCTGAAGCACCGGGGCCTCGTGAACCTGTCGGAGGCGCAGCGGGAGGCGTTCGGGGTGGGTCCTGGGAGCCGGGTGCTGCAGTTCTCGCCGTTCTCGTTCGACGCGTCGGTGTGGGAGCTGGCGATGGCGCTCGGCAACGGGGCGACGCTGTGCCTCGCGCCGCAGGAGGTGCTGGCGTCGTCGATCGAGCTGACGGCGCTGCTGCGGGAGCAGCGGATCACGCACGTGACGCTCCCGCCTTCGGTGCTGGCGGTGCTGGCGCCGGAGGAGCTGCCGGAGCTCGGGACGGTGATCTCGGCGGGGGAGGCGTGCACGCGGAAGCTGGTGGAGCGATGGGCGCCAGGGCGGCGGTTCTGGAACGCGTACGGGCCGACGGAGACGACGGTGTGCGCGACGATGGGGCCGTGCAGCGCGGAGGACGCGCGGCCGCCGAGCATCGGGAAGCCGATCGCGAACGCGCGGGCGTACGTGCTGGACGCGCGGCCGCCGAGCATCGGGAAGCCGATCGCGAACGCGCGGGCGTACGTGCTGGACGCGCGGCAGCGGCCCGTCCCGGTGGGCGTGCCGGGCGAGCTGTGCATCGGCGGGGTGGGGGTGGCGCGGGGCTACCTGCACCGGCCGGAGCTGACGGTGGAGCGGTTCTTGCCCGATCCGTTCCAGCCGGGGGGGAGGCTGTACCGGACGGGCGACCTGGCGCGGTGGCGCGCGGACGGGACGATCGAGTTCCTGGGGCGGATCGACCAGCAGGTGAAGGTGCGCGGCTTCCGGATCGAGCCGGCCGAGGTGGAGGCGGCGCTGCGGAGGCACCCGGCGGTGCGGGAGTGCGTGGTCCTGGCGCGGGAGGACCGGCCGGGGGAGGCACGCCTGGTCGCCTACGTCGAGCACGGGGACGCCCCGGCGCCGAGCGCGGCGGAGCTGAAGGCGGCGGTGAGGGCAGAGCTGCCGGAGCACATGCTGCCGACGGGGTACGTGTGCCTGGCGAAGCTGCCGCTCTCGCCGAGCGGGAAGGTAGACCGGGCGGCGCTGCCGGCGCCCGAGGCGAGGTCGGAGCGGGCCTATGTGGCACCGCGCACCGAGGTGGAGGAGAAGCTGGCGGAGCTGTGCGCCGGGCTGCTCGGCGTGGAGCGGGTGGGGGTGGAGGACGACTTCTTCGAGCTGGGCGGGCACTCCCTGCTCGCCACCCAGCTCCTCTCGCGGGTCCGCGACGCCTTCGACGTCGAGCTGCCCCTCCGGGTCCTGTTCGAGGGCCCGTCGATCGCCCAGCTGGCGCAAGCGGTCGAGACCGCGCGGGCGGGGCGCCTCGACGCCGCCGAGCTGGCGGCGCTGGTGGACGAGGTCGAGGCGCTGCCGGAGGAGCCCGCCGCGGCCCAGGGTGCCGGCGAGGCGGGGGAGCGGCCATGA